CTGTTTTACGAAGTTATCTTCACTAATACGTGCTTTAGATTGTAACAACAATTAGTGCATAATGTTTCATTTTATAATAACTGAAACTTAGTGGATAATGGGCCCGCCCTCCTACTCTTCTCCACGATGGCTAGACGCCCATAGTTTGAAGCTCAATAAATAATGGACCCGCCCCTCTACTCTTCTCCAGGATGGCTAGTGACACAGAGTTTAAAGCTCGATGAATAATGGGTCCACCCCTCTACTTTTCTCCACGATGGCTGGTGGCACACAGTTTGAAACTCAATGGATAATGTACCTGCCCCTCTACTTTCTCCAGTTCAATACAAGACTTTTGCCTTCAGATTGAAACCCGTAAAGTGTGTCTAACGCACACATCACAAGTTGCACTCTTACCGCTAGTACTAAGTACTAGTACACAATTTTCCTTCAGTTGAACTAATAACACATATAAAATATAAGCAAACAATAAACACTGAGCAGGGAGATCAAAATCTTCTCATACCATGAGATATTATAGTCGATTCCAATGCAACAATCGGGCTTCCATGTTTTAATGCTTCTGTTACCTCCCGTGATATCTTAATCCACCCCAAATTTTGACCATCTGAGCCAGCCTATAATGAAGCAACGAAGAAGAATGAACATGTAAACCATTGTAATtcaccacaaactcaagttcaatgttcataaaaatagGCATATTTCCATAACGgaatttctagaaaattaaGGCATTTGTAATTACAATAGTATTACACAATCTCAGTAACAGAGTTTAGCGGTGGTACCTTAGAAGCAGAAGAAGCTGCTGCTGCTGAAGTGATGTGTCGACTAAGGATTGCTAGTCTAAAATCAGCGGAAGAAGCCATTAATGATGAAATAACTTTGATTTTGCAACTTTAAGTTTCAACTGAGCTTGATTGTGATTTACAAATCGCCGGCGACTTCAACTCCGACGAGTAAACTGTGAAGTAGAAAttgcttaattaattaatttatggagaaaaTTTCAGAAATAGCCAATTTTGAACTTGTAATTGATGCTATATAAGTTGAGAATGTTAGAATACGTCAAACATATTGTTTAATAATCCTATTGTATAGTTTTCTTAATTACTCTCCACATTTGTTATAGTTATTAATATTTGTATATCTccctatattatataaattaggtttttccttttatatatcttgatacatttttataaattaagcTTTCAAggagattgtatatatttgcttttaGAATTGTATATTCACTTTTAGATTTATACATTCACTTCTAGATTTGCTTTAGAGATTTACATATTCGCTTCGAgatttactttagagatttatATATTCACTTCCAGATTTGTATATTTGCTTTCAAATTTGTATATTCTCTTCTAGATTTGCTTTAGAGGTTTGTATATTCgcttcaaaatttgtatatgagcccccAAATTTGTATAATAGCAAATTTTGTTAAACTATAACCAATTCATGTAATAAATTGACAATACCCTTATCGCATAATTATTAGTAGTAATGTTTGTCAATCCGCATAATTTTCCCAGAATTTTACCGTGATGGAAGAAACCACTTGATCTCTAACTAAAATTCCTATCTTTAAAAAATCCACATAAcagattaaaaatatatttatagcaATTTACTTTTACTCATAAtttaacatattaaaaaaatagaattatttattattattttactctcaatattaattatttattcttcaaattatttttcaagacgTTAGAGTATACATAAATTAATATAGATATTATAgtcaaatattcatattaattaaagtgaataagtaaaaatgaTCGAAAAgagtatttttttcaattaattttttaataagattatttttcaaaaattgatccaAAAAATGACTATCCCATATAATTTTATGAACCAAAAAGTATAAAATTTGTGTCCAATAATTTGATAAACAAAACGAAACCTCACATAGCTTGCGTCAATTATACACGGCACGATGATATTTTTCTCGTttcaaaatacataaatactCCAAGGCCTTTCGATTGTGATACAAAGTGAAAGATATGGTTATTTTACATTTCAAGAACATGTTGATGCAACTTTTCATTTGGTACATTAACCAATAAATGCTActacatatttaaactaaatcAATACAATTTTTAGATGACTTAAATTGAAAAGGTCAAAATGCATTGTGTTAATCAACATACAAATCACtaattcaccaaaactcaaaCGGATCGAACATTATCATGTTTTCATGCCACCACTAAATAAAACTAAAGAAATTTTTGTTTCAAAATCAATCCCATTTGCCATGTACATAGCAAATAAGAAAAGGCAGACTAAATGATTCAAAGAGCTTATATTGTTCCACATCTCCAAAAAATTTCTTAACAATAGGAAATCAAGTTAAAGCACCAATATAGTAACATGTAAACGCAATTCCATTTGTCTAATAATGTTTAAACTTAAAACAGAACATGCCAATAACTCCAACAAAGAACTGCTGGTAATACAAAAGCAAAAAGAAAACTTCATTGTTGTCCAACTTCAGCTTTCTTCTTCTGCCAAAGCCTATCAAGAGCACTGTCAGCGTCTCCCTGCAGAAAGTATTCTCATGTTAATTGCAGTAGCACACAAATGATGAATGTCAAAAGCAAATGAGGTAACACGCAAGAAGATCCTAAAAATACAATTCCAGCAAAGAAAATCAGATAAACCATTAGGCCAAAATAATAgctccaaaaaaatatttaagtgaaAGAAGCATCTCTCTGTAACAACCTTTTGGCAAGGGATAGTAAACTAGCTGAATGCCACCCACCAATATAAGCAGAGTTAATACTGCTACTAAAGTACACAAAAACTCGTTATCAATGGCTCAATTTTCAGTTTAGATTTGTTCGGAAAAAGAatgggaaaagaaaaaaggcCTTTCCCTGAGAATAGGATACATAAAATGAAATGGAATGCAACAAGGAACTCGGACCCAAGATGCATCAGCATGATATGTCATGTGATGGGCAACCATTTCTCCCCCCCATACAAAGATATGTCATGTTTTTTTATAAGTTGATAAGGCAATCAATAGTTCACTCTTAGAAAACCCAAGTAATTCGAAGACATAAAATGAACTGTTCGGCATGGCTCTGAACAATCCAAAGGTAAAATTCCTTTAACATGATATTCAGAAATAACAAAGAACATTACCTGGGCGCGAATAAATCCACAGAGAGCATAAGTGGTGAACTGGCCAGTGTATCGGCCAGACTCATCCAAATGCCCAACATTGAGCTGCACAGATGCATGGTCCTTGGAAGTGATCAGCCTGTTAGTGGCAGAGCTGCATCCACATAACAAATTATTCATCTACGATAACCTAATATACATCTTCATTATAGATGAAGAAAGGCAGCTGAATCTAATCCAAAGTGTTAGGAAGTAAGAAATACATACCACTTCCTAGGGATGTAAAGGTCCATATTTTGTCCCTCATCGTTCTGCATCTTGAAAATTGCTTTAAGCGAATAGACTTTAGATGTGGAAAGTTCCTGGGTTTAAGAGAAAAAGCAAATTAAACTGTAAGTCACTAACAAAACAATGTCCTTCTTACATGTAATGCATAAGTATTCCAACAATTGCTAGGCATCCACAAAAGTAAAACCCAATTAAGAGAATCCAAAAGTTTGACTCATTTGGGGATTAAGAGAAAAATAGACTGGACATATTATAGTTGTGGAAGTGTGAAAGTTGGCTTAATAACAAAAAGAAATACTCATTTTTTAAAACCATTCAGCCATTAAAATCATTCACTTTTCTCGGaataatttttaactttaccTGAAAAACAAGTGTTTGGTCGTGAAAACTCCAAATCAAGTTTGAAGTGTCTTTCAAATTTGGAAAAACACTTGTAACCTATTTTCCAACTCACTTTTAACATTTAAAGTTGTATTGTATACTCAAGCATGAACATCATTACAAATACTTTTACAAAAAGTATAACCAAACACAACTCCATCTTTAAGTCCATAAATTCCTAATAAAGTgaataatatttgaaatctaTAGCCACACGCCTactaaatttgaaaatttgggaCATGTAAACGTGatcatatattgagatagaAGGAGAAATTCTATCATTTATCTTCACAAACAGATTTCCAAGTTTGTCACTATCAAAAGAAGTTCTCAGTGTGTGTGAACAAAGATTCTCATcaacattataaatcatactaaGTAAGAAGATATTACTGGACAGACATAATGAAAATTGAAAGTTAAAACCCTACTCAAGTCATTCTCTACACTGCAAAGCATACTACTACTATTACAACCACGGTTTTTGGTCCAACTTGCACACACATCAACTAATTCAACGGGGTAGGAGCACAAATACCAGGTAACTGTGTACCAATGCTTAAACGATGTGAAGAAATCACttagtatttttttattcagCTAAGTTTTGAGCCTGAGACCTCATGGATCTCAACCACAACATTGACCACTAAGCCACAAAGTGTACTACTACTTTTATAACTACGGTGTGATCTATTTTAATTTGCACACTTCAACTAATTCAACGGAGTACCGGCTACCTCCAACTACACTTAGTACTTTTTTATTTGGCAAAGTTTTGAACATGAGACCTCATAGATTTCAACCACTAAATTAACCACTAGGCCACATCACTAAGTGCTTCAAAGCATACTACATTAACACAGTCAAAAAAACTGAAGCACCGAAAACGTTGAGGTACAGCTAGCTTTATGAACTATGATGCTAAATCAATTAGGCTATACAAAGAAATACAGATTTTAATTCCATTGCAgagtttgtttgtttgtttgtttacatgaaaatgaagcacacaatttatacaaaaaatTTACATACACAACAAGGAATACAATTACACTACAAAATTAGCAATGAAATTGAAGGGAAATTATAGGAGGATTTGGCGAGACCTGTGAAGGCAGACAGAGACGAAAGCAACGAAGGGGAAGAGAAGTGAAGGCACGGCTGCTTAAAGGCTTATAGCTAAAACCCTAAATCAGCATGGGTTGACTTAAATAACCCTACTTGGTTTACGTAATTACATGAACGGGTCCTTGACCCATCCGACCCGCATCACTATTTAATTGAATTCTAAATTAGCGTTTGTTTCGGAAGTAAGATTTTACGATTAGAATAAAAATATACCTATCAGACTTGCTTAATTAAACGTTATGATTAATTCATTTTGATGATTCAATACCATAGCAATATAAGATTACGTACTCATATGAACCATTTAGtcaaaaaaattagataaattaaGAAGGTGAATTGACTAAAGGATATAAAATAAGATTATTAGGTAGAGcacgtttttttttctctttcttatcACCCCGTACATTCTTGTCCATCCAACCCCCATTTCTGTCTTTCTTCCCTTCTCAgcctttttcaatttcttttttctcttttcttttttttcttcatattttcttttttcctagAGAATCGAAAATGTATTATTGTTGTAGATCTATTTTTTCTGGGTAATTTACAATTCATAAGGTGACAAAAATATCAACAGTCTTAAAgaataaaaagtaattattaGATGTCTTTTTGAAATTAAGTGAAATATATTATGTAAAATTGTGtacaaatattaaaatatattgatatattttattgatgatttcttggCATTAATGGAGAAAAGGGATTTATTAAGagttacaaatgatgaaaacatcaagaaaaaaatcaaaattatgaCTTTTAAGAACTTGAAAAACTTCATCACGACTATAGAGAATGACGCCcctgaagaagaaaaaaaataaggagAATGGAGATGGTGTTAATGGTTGTTGTGGGTTGAGGGAGGTGGAAGAAAAGTGGGAGaaataactattttattttatttttaaaaatagaaaacttattaattttgtcttttatggaataacatttttggttaataatttaaaaatagttatgaaataattatgatctGGTATTAATATACTTGACATGGATATGacatgtcatatatataagagagAGTGAGTTACACACATGGTTGGAGGGGTGTAAAAATCTCATTTTAATTGAGTTTAACAGTTTAGTTGACAAATAGTCAAGTAGAAGGGTCCACAATACAAACTCATACAAATACAAAGGTTCATAAGAATATTTCGTCCTTATAAAAAATAGATGTTAGTTTTCGTATCCAagagatttaattaaaaataacaaatttcAAGAGATTAATAATCTATTTGATTATTTACAATTGTCCTCTTTATTTTCGTGTCTTCATTCACAATTCCTCACACTCCATTATTCTCCTTTTCGTCGAAATCTTAGCAATTTCTTTGTTAATCCTGCCAATTTAAATgctaaaattgaaatatttgtaaGTTTTTATCAACTTTAAAGCTGCTCATCTACTATTCTAAAAAAATGTATTAGTTTCTTCCATAAATCTGATGAGTCTTTTTATTGCAGCAGACGTAAACTAAGATATCGAAACTTGTAGTACTCAAATTATTGCGccaattttaaaattagaaataaCCAATAAGCATTCTCGGCCTCAACACGGAGAATGATAAGATTCTCAAATTTCAAAtcaatcaaataaaatgaaGGATGATATGAAAAGCATGATCTGAGAGACATTGATGATAATTACGACAAGGAGACAAAATGGGAAAGTAAGccagaaaatttaaaaaagagtCTTGTCTTTACTCTTTTTTTCCCCTACCCTCACTTttttcctaaacccttttaGTCAAATTTGACATACTTAactttggctataaatagtcaACGAATGTATGCAATTTAGCACACAGATCTGAAAAAATTATCTCTGTTCCTTTGCAATTTCCCTCTTTCTCCCTttattaaactttttttttactatctataaattattattatttcataacATGTTATCAGCATgaagctctaatttttttcAGACAagttaacttctatatcaggtatatatactgaataaatttaattttagttatctttgttatttctaaattaatttatatctcaatttttatcatgtcaaatttatcaaaacttgagtcTGTGGTACTTGACATTACCGGAAAAATTAGTTATCATGGATTCTTGATGTtgaaattcaccttgacgcTAAAGGTCTTGCTGATattattaaacaagaaaataaagcatcaagcTAAAATAAAGCAAAGACCATAATTTTTCTCCGTCATTATATTAATGAaggattaaaaattgaatatttaactGTGAAAAAACCTTttgaattatggactaatttgaaggATCGAAATCAGCACCTAAAATGCACGGTGTTATCAAAAgctcgatatgatttgatacaccttcgattttaaaattttaaaactgtgACAGAGTATAATTTTGTTATTCACAAGCTAAGTTTCATGTTAAAATTATATGGAAATATtatcactgatgatgacttatttgagaaATTTTTTTCCACTTTTCACGCTTTGAATGTgttgctacaacaacaacatcatgaaaagaagtttaagaaatattctaaattaattaCATGTCTACTTGTAGCtgagcaaaataatactttgTTGATGAAAAATCATTAAGCCTGTCTCGCTGGATCTGCTTCATTCCCTAAAGCGAATGTTGTAACAACACATAATCAGTCtgaatcaagacaaaataattatcacGACCGCGACCGCGATCGTGATTGTGATCGTGGTTATGGACGTGGGCGAGGACGTGGTAGAGGATGAAATAATTATCGGCATCATGATGGAAATAAACAAGAGAATaataaagttcctcaaaataaACCTTCCAAAGGTAAATTCAATATTTGTCACCGATATGAAATGAAGGATCATTGGGCATGTGAATGTCGTACGCTCGatcattttgtgaaactttatcaagTCGCTctcaaaagaaaagataataatgtggaggcgcacttgaatttttgaaatgataataatgaagcaactccctcaaataaatgtgaagatattgaggcaaatcttgcttataaagatgatgattttgaagaTCGACAAAGTATTactcatttgaaaattgaagattttttgaatattgattgaagaattgatcatctaactgagcataaatattataaaatagttattatttttctattatgtttgatattatgttgtccttcgtaaaaaaaatatttttaaggcagtgcaattttttaaagtttcttatgttgttagttttcacgttcttataatgtatctttGACCTTGAGCTCCCATCTAGAACTCTCAGTCGTATATCAGCAGCTGAGGAATTGAAGGCTCTCTTTCTCCGTTGACAGCAGATAGCAGCCAACCCTAATTTGAAAATGGAAGAAGTGAAGAACCAACGatctctcctctcttctctgCTCCATGATCTCTCCTCTCTTCTAGCAACTTGCAAAGAATCTACACATGGCTGATGGTGGCGCCGGCGAGGAACTGTTGAATGCCGACGACGGAGATCCGACGGTATTCGACCAACGAGACCAATGCCATCTTGTAGAGAATTTTATTACGAATACAACCATGCAAAAATCGCCAACATATACAAAGTCGAGCTCGTCGAATATCAATCCAAAGATTTCCGGCGGCGGGGCGATTTCTGGCACTGGCGGCGCCACCGCGTGTGGTGGCGAAAAGTCAAATTTTTCAATGGATTTTGTGAACGACTCATCAATAAGTACACCCATCCTTAAAGCCCCATCAGAATCATCTCCGAGCTCCTCCAATTTGACAATTAGGGTTACATCTCCGCCTGCCGGAGGGGGTGCAGTGGCGGAGCCCCAAATTCAAAATTGGCAATGCCAAGTTGAACAGCAAGATGAGAGGAGCCCACCCATGTAAAAAGCCCCATCAGGTATGGCCCCTAACAATTCGAATTTCAAAATTAGGACTTCCAATGTTACTAGTCCCGACGACAGTGGTGGTGCCGAAGCTTCGACTGCCGGAAAAACTAATTTCCAATCAAATTGTACTCCCCAGCTTCCAACTAACCCTCAAGaataaaattttctaaaaaacgACCCCCCATCATTTCAAATGTCAATTCTAGTGTTGGAATTCTCAAAAATGCCACCGGAATCACTATTCCGGTGAACGCCCAAAACAATTCTCCAACCCAGAACGCCCCTCATACccttagaaataataaaaaccataaatctcaatttttaggcacctcaaactcaaattccaaaatttcaacttctaCCAATAGACCTGAAAACAATGATTTAATGTTCGGCGGTGTATTAGTTGATCATGCCACTGCTTCGGACAATCCTAATACCTCACTGATTCCAAAGGTGCCAACCACCCCACAGTTTCAAAATTTACTACCATTTCatccaattttaaaaaattcgacccgaaaaACACTAAAAATTTGATAGTGTCCTTAACCCCTAGTGCACTACCTCCAAAGACTAAGTCTCCTAACAACCAACCCACAACTACAAACCACCCTCCACCCCTATAGCAAAGCAATCCATGGCTACAAGACTAAGAGCTAATCAAGTCGAACCTACAACCAAAATCGACCTAACAACTCCAAAAAGGGTGACAAAACAAGGTTGTCCGGCTATCATGTTTAAGAGAGAAGACTACATGATTAAGATGGCTGAATCATGTAAGTATACTCTCATAGGCAAGTTCTATAGTCCAATGCCCAAGATGGAGGTTATAAGAAAGAAGTTCATTACTCAAACTGAACTTCGAGGCAAGGTCAAGATCACCCACTTTAattctagacatatatatattgatcttGACAATGAACATGATAGAGCTACTATTTTAGACAGTAAGAGAATGTACATCGACGGTGTGTTCatgagatttcaagtttggaccCCTACTTTCGATCCAAACTATGAAACCCCCATTCTCCCAGTTTGGGTCATACTACCGGAGCTCCCTTAGCATTGtttccataaagaatttgttacgcTCTTGCTTGCGGACGTGGGACAAGTGTTGTACTTGGACATGGCCTTCATGCAAACGACAAGGGGAAGTGTAGCAAAAGCaaaagtccaaatggacatcactaagcctagaatccaaagtgtaTGGATTAGATTCGACGAAAACGATGATCCAAATGGAGAAGGAAGATGGCAGGACATCGAATATGAAGATGTCCCCCTTTACTGTACTTACTGCAAACACCAAGGTCATACTCCTCTTGCCTGCCCCGTCAGCAGAAGAGATACAGAACGAAACAAGGCCAAAGGCAAGGAAGaagagccaaagaaagatgcgtcgccaaaaaacacaggtatgatctctactcctattgtctTAACTAATGCTGTAAGTTTCAGGCAACAGGTACCACTAGCAGAAACcaccacctcaactcaagaaggAAGCCGCAAGTCTAAGGAGCACTCAACCAATCAAAACAGGAATGAAGTTGCAAACGACCAATGGGAAACCCAAAAGCGAAGAAAATTCAAAGGTAAGACTCAAGCTGTGCAAAACACCGAAAAGATACAAAGTAACACTCAACAGGTCTATAAACCCACTCAAGCCAAGACTACAGGTATTGACTCAGTACTCCCAGTCCCCAGTCCCCATCTTAATTGTGATATTGTTAGTAAAATGCAAACAGGACAAAGCGGTCGAcaaccaggtattgactcaatgctcccaatcccccatggctccccgaaCAATATTTTAACTGTATTGTCTGATTCTGAAGCtgatggaggtgaggatggtaTTCAAGAGAAGCCAACTAACCTGCAGGATGGGGTGTCCAGAGGGGGGGTTTTGTCTCATGTTTTACATGAGAATCTTTTGGTTGACCCTAGGAATGACTTTAGAGCCCCTGCTACCACTACAAATATGTTTCAGCATCCTTCTTCCCAGCAAAGTGACAAAATGGACCTTAT
This sequence is a window from Solanum dulcamara chromosome 10, daSolDulc1.2, whole genome shotgun sequence. Protein-coding genes within it:
- the LOC129870127 gene encoding 40S ribosomal protein S21-like — protein: MQNDEGQNMDLYIPRKCSATNRLITSKDHASVQLNVGHLDESGRYTGQFTTYALCGFIRAQGDADSALDRLWQKKKAEVGQQ